TGCGATCGCATCATCTACCCGCGTCGCCTGCTGCAGAGCTGCCTCTGTCGTCACTGCCGTAAAACAGTTCAGCGTGCCGTCCCTCGCCTCAACTTGCGCCAAAGTGTCTTCTATAACTGAGCGGGCTGTTGTCTCTCCCTGGTAGATGGCGCGGGTCAGGCTAGCTGCATTGGGAAATGGGGTCATGGTTCAAAGGTAGGGGCAGCTTCAAGATCGTCCGGCAGCGGAAATTCAATCACTGGCTGGGCAATGTCCCAAATCCGCTCTAGGTTGTCGATCACTCCGTCGCGCAACTCCGGCGGAATCGGCAGTCGCAGAAAGGCTGACATCTGATCGACGTAGATAGCGGTATCAAAGGGGTAAGGCTTATCGGGTTCTGTCATGCAGGGAAAACGGAAGAACGCTGGGTTATGCGCGATGTTCCATCGCGATTTCCCATTAAAGATACTGCATAAATCCCAGGTCACCGGCCTTGAATAAAAACCGGGTTTCTGTAGGTTAAAGACAACTGCTTGAGTTGTGGGGGGAGAAACTCGGTTTTAGCCTGTCGCCGCGTCGAACAAAAACCGGGTTTCTGTAGGCCCACGAGATGCGCAACGAGATTCAATTTGTAAAGCTAGGCGTGAGGCTATGCAGGCATTCCAGCAGAAGTAGCCAGTAGAAAATGACAACGTTAGCCTTTTGAGTTGAGGC
This DNA window, taken from Pseudanabaena sp. FACHB-2040, encodes the following:
- a CDS encoding AtzG-like protein, which gives rise to MTEPDKPYPFDTAIYVDQMSAFLRLPIPPELRDGVIDNLERIWDIAQPVIEFPLPDDLEAAPTFEP